In Takifugu rubripes chromosome 22, fTakRub1.2, whole genome shotgun sequence, the genomic window CAGAGAGCAAATGTCTGGCGGTTTGTCCCTAACCCAATAACCTGATATCCTCTTTACCGGTGCTTATTCTGCTTCCGCTCTTTTCcgctctgttgccatggatatGCTATTCCTATGGCAACTGCAGGCCTTTATAGATGGCCTGGAGCCCCCACCGTAGAGAACTCTGTCAACCTTCATTACACATTTCCTTCCAGCTTACAGACAAATCCCAAGTCCCTGTCCaactgtctctgtccctgccttTTAATCCACCCTCCACCCTTTGTTCTGTAGTCATTGTGTGAAATGTACAGTTTATTATATGTACCTAAAAAGTTCATTTGAGCGGTGACTAATGCACGTTTCACGTTTGATACTTGACACATGACTGGAAATCAGATTTGCGGGACCACAAGTCTTCTAATCGTTACCTGAAACCgtcatttaaaaatgcatgagACAGCGCGAGCGTGAGCAGGGGAGGACAGAAGTGGGGGCTCTGCCAGAGAAAGTGCTCCTGTGTTGGAGAGTGACGAGCACAAGCGTCGATCCGCTGGCTTAATGACCCCCGTGAGTGTTGGGGAGTACCATGGCCTCCGGGTGGGCTCGGCCCTGCTCGGCATTGTGGCAGGCTGCATTATCATCGGCGTGTCCAGGGAGTGTGATGCGGATGCTGTCGGGGGCATCTTCCTGGGGGCAGGAGGGCTGGGTGAGTACGCCTTGATTGATTCTTGTTGAATATTGTCCTGACCCCCCAACAACGAGGGTGGAGACGAGCGCCGCCAGGCTGAGCTGTTCATCAGACGAGCAGCACGGCCACTTGCATTGTTAACGAGGACATCTCGCTGACGAGCCTCGGCTCTCGGAGGTGAATGCCCCCCTCCACCGACgtccaatgatcagctgactctAATGATCAtctgactccaatgatcagctaattCCAAAGATCAGCTAACTCTAAaaatcagctgactccaatgatcagctgactccaatgatcagctgactccaatgatcagctgactccaatgatcagctaattCCAAAGATCAGCTAACTCTAAAGATCAGCTAACTCCAATGATCATCTGACTCCAATGATCCGCTAATTCTAATGATCAGCTAGCTCCaaagatcagctgactccaaagatcagctgagtccaatgatcagctaattCTAATGATCAGCTGAGTCCAACGATCCGCTGAGTCCAATGATCAACTGACTCCAacgatcagctgactccaaagatcagctgactccaacgatcagctgactccaaagaTCAGCTAATTACGATGATCGACGGCTCCACCGTGGGTGGGGGGTCCTAGCTGCTTCGAGGCCTCACCGGTTGActatgaggaagagcagaatgTCTCTGGCAGGTTCGTTCACCGCTGCAGGAGCGGCTCGGCAGCTTGTGAGGGGATCGATACCTGCTGGACCGGAGCAGAGCGCCACTGATccggctcacacacaccccggTTCAGACAGCGCTCCGAGTCTTTTATGTTTGACCTGGAAAAAGGAGCCTTTTCTTGTTGAAGTTTGCTGTTTCTCCCTGGTAGTTTGTGTATCTGAGTGCTGGTAGATTAAACCCACTGGATTCCCCCTCCTGCGCATTAACGACCTTTGGATCCTCTTCATAACGAGACCCCAGCCTGCTCTGATGACACAACAttcatttgcatgtgttttCCAGGGCTGCTCATTTCCATCTACCCTTTCATAAAAGCCTGGCTGAATATCAACCACGTCCTTCCAGGCTTCGGTGAGTTTCTTTCACTGCTTAATTCAAACATAATTTCCAAGGCAAACACGGTTTGGAGTGTTTAATCACACGCTGCGGCGCCGTGATAAACGTGAATATTTCCCAGGGAACTTCCGGGTGCAccctgcagcagccagcgcTGCCCCGGATCGGCCTGCAGAGACCCTCAGAGCGGACGGTGAGCCAGCGAGTCTGTTTGAACAGGTTGAACAACTGTTTGCTGTTTCATGGGCAGCTCGTCTGCTGCCTGCAGATAACTAATCAAAGAGCAGCCAGACCTCTGAGCCAGGGGTTCACGCCAGTGAGAGGTGCAGCTTGGACGGCGTTTATCCAGCATTTTAGCATAGAAATGCTAACAGAGCTGACTATGATATAATGCTTGCTAGCATTAGGCTAGGCTAATTGCATCTCTGTTGACGCTGAAGCCCTCCGGTGTGAATTTTCCCTTCGTTACTGTTCCCTGTCTCATTAACGGAATGCTGCACACCTCTTTATTAGCTCTGCTTCTCGGCAGGAACGCAGAGTCAACTAAACCTGGAGCGTTCAAAGAGCAGGATGGGAACGTTCATCGAAGGAGGACCGATGGCTGCCACCAACCCAGATGAGGGGTATTAGAACTACAGCAATTCTGAGGTTTTGTGTGGCTCAAGTGTTGCTGTGAAGGTCAAAGCTGGAGGAATGGCTGTTGAATTGGGTGAAACTGTGAGTGGGAGCTCATGCACAGGAAATCCCTGTGGATGAGCATTAACAGAAGACAGTGGTGTGTTGCAGGACATCTTCAGACCTGCCAGACGTCTTATCTCTACGCAAACTGAAACAGCCTCCTTCGGATCAAGACCTGCCCTGAACCAGCAGCCCCAGATCAGCTTCAGCGGCGAGCACCAAGGTCAAAGGACGCTCCCGTCGACGACCCTTTATACTCTTCAAGAGACTCTAAAACACCTCAAATGACCAGCTAACTCCAACGATCCGCTAACTCCAACGATCCGCTAACTCCaaagatcagctgactccaatgatcagctgactccaaagatcagctgactccaacgATCCGCTAACTCCAACGATCCGCTGACTCCaaagatcagctgactccaatgatcagctaattCCAATGATCCGCTGACTCCaaagatcagctgactccaatgatcagctaattccaatgatcagctgactccaatgatcCGCTAACTCCAACGATCCGCTAACTCCaaagatcagctgactccaaagatcagctaattccaatgatcagctgactccaatgatcagctgactgcaatgatcagctgactgcaatgatcagctgactccaatgatcagctgactgcaatgatcagctgactgcaatgatcagctgactccaatgatcagctgactccaatgatcagctgactccaatgatcagctaattCCAAAGATCAGCTAattccaatgatcagctgactccaatgatcagctaattccaatgatcagctaattccaaagatcagctgactccaatgatcagctaactccaatgatcagctaactccaatgatcagctaactccaatgatcagctgactccaacgATCCGctaactccaatgatcagctaactccaatgatcagctgactccaacgATCCGctaactccaatgatcagctaactccaatgatcagctgactccaacgATCCGctaactccaatgatcagctgactccaataatcagctgactccaatgatcagctaactccaatgatcagctaattccaatgatcagctaactccaatgatcagctaattGCaaagatcagctgactccaatgatcagctaattGCAAAGATCAGctaactccaatgatcagctgactccaaagatcagctgactccaatgatcagctgactccaatgatcagctaattCCTGAGATCATTCCTGAGCCACTCGTTCATTATTCAGTGCAGGTTCCTGTTTCCACTAATGAGGAGGAAAataacgtgcacacacataaacacacgtgCACCTGCAGTGAAACATAACAGGCTGATATTCAGGGCAGCTCTGTGGTGAAGAATGAGGCCCTGATTAATAAAGAACTCCAAAAGCAACCGGCGGCGAGGCTGAATGATTCACCTGCGTGACGCAGGTGATGCCCAGAGCAGCCGTCTGAGCGTCACCTGTGTCACGGTCAGACGGCTGCTCTGGGCATCGTTAGTATCACCAGTCATTACTGAGACCCTCTCAGATGGTTGTTGCTGCCTTTAATGCCTGAgccgtggtgcgttcaggtacCCGTAGTTTAGCTCCTCCAGCCTGACAACCAGTCAAAATCAGCTCAAAAGCATCTGATCCTCTCCGGAGTGTCCGGGTCACCTGCAGGTCACCGTTCAGATCCGATCATTCCTGACCTGGTTCCGGTACCGTATCATCCACGTGGCTGCGCCCCCTGAggagcctcctccagctctacGCTGACGTGTTGGAGTTATAAAATCTAAAGTTCTCGATGAAGCCTAACGTTGGAGAGGGTTGGTCGGGTCAGGACCAGGTTCAGGTTGCAGGATGAACCGACCTGTCTCCATGGGGCAGAGCCGTTCATCTGAATCCAGCCACTGGGGGGCGCTGAGCTCCGCACAGCTGCTTTGGACGTTCTCGTTCCGCGGAGCTCCAGGCTGATGTTCAGCTGGACGCAGGAGATCATgcgcgcgcacatacacacacgcacatagaGGATCAGCGGGGTGGTCTACAGAGGGGggacgtgcgtgtgcgcgccaGATCGAACACGCGCTGGCACCGTCACAtacggggggcggggggagacGATGCCTCCCATATTTCAGCCGCCTCTGCGCTTCCGTCGCGGGTCGACCTGTCGGGGAGCGTCCGCGCTCGGAGGAAATGCGACCCCGCCTCGGCGATGCGCTCCCTTCCCCCGGATCTAAGCCCCCCAGCTCGGTCCTTCTCGCGCTCCCTGGCTGTCATGACTTGTGCCCCCAGGGCCGGAGAACACCCCCGCCGCGCGTCCTTCACCAGACTGTCAGAGGCTGTGGAACATTCGGAGGAGAAGCCTCCAGCGGCTCCATCCACATGAGCGGTGAGACGTGATTTCTTTGCAGGAGATGAGCGCACATGTCCGGGCTTCAGCTGCGACCCCCCCCCGCTGGTGATCCTGGAAGATCCTGGAGCGCAGCGGGAATCCAGTCACCTTTTCCCAACTGGCCTAGTTGGCACAACGACGCAGATGTGACGTCATTACAGATTTCCATTATTAATCTTTTTAATCGTGTATATTAAAGATGAAAGATGCTGGATTACGTAACTCTGTAATTTAAACAAGTGGTTTTACATTAGATttttctgtgttccagctgagTCTTTTCACCATTTTTAGCACCTCTACAAACTCTTTGATGTGCAGTGAggtacaggtgaaccacaggtgtATCTCCGGGCTGGGGGAGTCGCATCATTGTTGCAGTTTGACTGCAAACCagcttcattttcttcttctcttgtcttATTTTCCGTCTCTTGCGTTTGATCTCAGAGGCCGTCGCCGGGACCTCACAGCTGCCATCGGCCCTCAGTTACAggcacagatgtgtgtttgaaggttgccatggtaacgccGTCGGCCTGACACAGTAGAAGACTTGGAGCCCGGAGGTGCGACATGGTGATCAGCGACAGGAACGTGGGCCCCCCCCAGCCTAAGAAGGAGCCCCAGACGAGCACGAGGAGGAAGGCGCGCCCCCCCGGGCTGCCCTCCCCGGCGCTCTGCTGCGCCTGTGGCCTCTGCATCATGTTGGCGGGACTCAACATCACCCTGGTGGGGGCCTTCGCCTTCAGCACGCTCGTGCCTTCCGCCAACCCCCCCATCATCATCGGACCCATCCTACTGCTGCTGGCCTTCTGCTTTTTCGGGGCCTGTTGCGTGTGCAgccgcctgccccccccacacagctCGCACAGGTCGAAGGCGGGCGgcaggggggcggggctgaTGGAGCGCGGCGGGCTGGGCGGCGGGGCCACCTTCGAGATCGAGACGAGCGAGCACACGCTTCAGGACACCACGGCCGTGCAGCTCAGCCCCGcgtcctcccccagctcctcgCAGGTCTCCAGCCCAGAGAAGGAGGCCCCAGCTGGGCCCCCCCCAGGCTCCTGCCAGCTCTTTACCATGATGGACTCCAACGGCACTCCTTCTGTCTCCGCCCTCTACTCGGCCACGGCAGCATCCGGGGGGGAGGTGAGTCTGGACCTGCCACGTGAAGAGCGGGTCACCTAGCATCAGGGCGCCAGACTGCTgtaacccccccgccccctcccctccccgcccccgccccctccccgcccccgcccccggtCCCAGCTGTGACCTGTGTCTCTTGGTGTCTCTTTCACTTTCCTACGTTACGTCAGCCTAGCACGCACACCCAGCGACATCTTAAGGACGGGGGGGTCCCTCGCCGGCCTCTGGCGTGCTGTTTCCCTCCAGGATTTGGCTCTTGGGGGGCATCAGGAAGAGGGTTCCTGAACCTTTGCCTGCTTCTCCGGAAGCCTCAGCTGTCAGCGCTCATCACACGGGGCCCCTGTGAGGAGGGCCGGCGTCTCGAGGACGGAAGTTTAGATGTGAAAAGGTCACACGGGTACGTTTGTGGTGACATTTGgcattttgtgttgtgttgtcagCGCTGACCGGGTCCCCGGGTCCCCGGGTCCCCGGGTCCTGAACAGGCGCTCGGCTCTCTGAGGTTATGAGACGttataaaacaaatcaaatgtagTGATCTCCCCACGGTGGATCCAGGATCCAGAGGAAACGGGACATTTGCGTCCCCAGGATGGACTCAATCACGTCTTCGTGATGCTCGTATTCAGACAAGCCAAGAAGCAGCGATCTGTCCCCATCACTGTGATCCTCCCACGGCACTTTTGGACCCAGTTCCCTGTCTGTTGCCTTAGACTGAGATATCAGGATTAAACTAGCGAGGGCTGAGCAGATGTTTACTGTCAGGTTATTGAACGGAAGCTTCTCCTGTTGTGGGTGTACAGTGCATCCAGGGCCACGTTCTGATGAACAAACGATTCGAAGGTCATGAACTGTCCAGAAGTTTCCAACGCATGGCCCCAACGTGTTGTGACGTGTTCGTCGTGTTGCACCCGAGTCCGGACACCGTTAAGATGGGCACGTGTTCCTGgcgtttatttttcttttgtaagtGTAAATTCTGGCACCAATAAAAGCCTcttccagcagaggaggacgTGCACGGTTGTAGATGTCTGCATGATGCTGTCAGTCGTCCGCGTGTGTCCTCATCCGGTGAAATCAATAAAAAGTGGTgtcaaaatgtaaaatgtgatCCTGAAGGAATAAATTGGATTTTCTTGCTTTGACTACGATGACCTCAGCTCTTATTCCTCGTCAGAATTATAGTGTTGTAATTATGGAATCATTGATCTGAACAGTGCACGACCTCAAATAACAGCTTGGTTTTTGATCAAAACAAGCACAGATTTCCTCGTATATTTTCTGAAATACAACTAGTAAAATAAGCACAAGCGGAGACACAATAGTTACTTTCCTAAACTCCATGATCACACTGGAAGATGATTAATTAACACAACTTTTCCTACTTGGTATCAGGCTTACGTGCACCGCGGGCCGGCGCCGCTGGGGGGCGCCAGAGCCACATTTATCAGTACCGACAACGTTACATAAGCTGTGTTTTAAATTCTGTCAGTAGGTGTCAGCAGATCCCAACGCGGCTCTTTTGGTCTGTGTTGGGTAACGGAGAACCCGTGAGAGTGTGGGTAACATGGATGCTGCATGTgatggaggcagcaggaacCTTTAAAGACGAACCTTTAAGCTTTAAAGGAATACAGGAAGCACCAAAGCACCAGCGAGCACAAACGTGCCAATCCTGAACGCATCGCTGTGACAGGGCGATGCTGAGGACGCTCGGGGGAGTGCATGTGTTGCCCTACTTTCTGAGACAGCTCAGGCATGACAAACTCATCCACGCTCTATCCTTTTAGGGGGGAGGGTTCCCCAAACAAGCTTGGTTCTAATCCCTTTTCCTGCCATCAGAGCAGCATACGAATGTATCAGAGCGTTCGGATCAGGCCGAGCAGATGGTGCCGTGAAGCTTTTCACTGTTCCGAGCAGGTGGGAATATTCGCGGATCCCTGGCATGTGTGGGACGGGCAGGCTTGCAGAAGTTTATGGAACACGTGAGAAATGCTGAGgagcaacccccccccttccccccacgaGGTCACCATCAAACGGGAGCACTTCCTGTATCGTCTGCAGGGGACGAGGAGGtcataaaactgttaaatgttTATCCAGGTGGAGGCTGTAAAGGTTGCTTATGGATGGCACCAGGCTGGCTCAGCTAAACCCAGGAGTCAATAGCTACATGTTCATGCTGAGCAAAGGTCAGGGCGGGAGGTCAAGGGTCGCGCGTGCAGTTGGGCCCGCTGGTCTCTACCAGCGCTCCTCTCTGGGTCCTGACAACTCTTCCACTCATTCTCTTCATAAAGATAAAGTTCAACACCAGGCGTTTGATATTGTTCATCTTTCTTTCATGTAAAtgtgtcgggggtggggggggggggggggggggtggggggggggggggtgtgtggggggggggcagatgtggcgtaaacaagcagcagctgtgggtgaATCTGAGATTAGAACCTGTTTGTTGCCATCTGATtgcaaaatcacatttaatctgTAATTCAAGAAAACTGtacaaccccccccaacacacacacacacacacacacacacacacacacacacacacacacacctaaaatcCCAAACATCCCATCCACTCTGAACTGGATCCTGTCGCTCTGTTCCTGCGTGGATGCATTTGTGCATTACAATGTtctcattgggggggggggggtgtaatcaAGCTGAAGAGATTAGGGGAAGACGAGCTGCTGAGGATGGATGAGAGAGGACATGGTTACGTAACCCCACAACCCAGTTCGCTCCGCTTCCAAGGATGTTCTGGGCGGAGGAGAAGCCTCGTGTTGGACCAGAGGGGACCGGAGCCGTGTGCTGTCAGAACCCCTGCAGAACCCCCCCGTCTCACTGAACCCTGCACGGAGACCGAGGCTGTAGGATGAGTGAGGGTGCTGAGTGAGGTATCTGCTGTTGCCTCATTCCTCCCCCCCCGGGGTTGCCggggttccccccccccaccagtaccTTTGTACACGTGATGAGGTCACAGTTGTTGACAGGGATGTTTGGGTGCATCTGGGTCCTCTGGGCCATTTGACTGCGTCTCTGCCCTCAGATCAGGATGGAGCAGATCTGGATGGGGACCCCTGGGGGGCTGATGGGATGCCCCAGATCTGCATACCAATGGCGGCTGACAATAGCCCCTCGCTGCCCCATTCACGCCGGCTAAATGCTAGCTTATTCAAGCGGCCGGGCTGTTGCGTAATCTTACTTTTCAGCCTATATGCGGGTCCTGGGAGAAGGAAACATACGGAGCGGAGCTCCCAGCGGCGTTCCAGGAATAATGAAGAGAGAAGCCAGCAGGTCTACGTGCGCTATGTGGGTGGGAGGTCAGACCTTTGCTATATCTGGACAGCAGCGTGGTCAATGTCCCTTCATTAATGTTTGGCTACCGTGTCCCAGTTTAGTCCGTCCCGGCTTGGACAGCTATCTTTGATGTGTTCCGTACACAGCTCTCTGCAGCCTTTAACCCAGCAGATCAATATGGCTCCAAACCCAGAGAGGTGAACTGATAAGAGACACAAATATTTACCTGCTGAGCCCAAATGATCTGTGCTTTTAAACGAGCTGCAGCGATAGCGTCAAAAGAAATAGAGCCGTGATCGTCTCCAGGTGAGGTCCGTTCTAAAGGTGTGCAGCATCAATACGCCCCCGAGGAGGCTGAGAGGATAAGCGGGGTCACGTGGGGCGTTCTGGGGTGCAAAGGCTTGATAAACAACATGTGGTACCGCTCGGCTCCAGCAGAGGCCCCCGTTTTTCACAGGAACGCGGTGCCAGTGAACGCACCGCCGGTCCGGAGCAGACCGCCTCAGACTGGTTTGCTGCTCCGCATCTCAGGCAACGTTTATTGTGAGTTTCAGACCGGTCCCACCTGAGCGGGGAGCAGCTGAACTCACAAACGGCACGTTTACGTGGGGCCGGGAGGGGGGCCGACCTGGGCCGTGTCCCacgtgtcctcctgtcctgtatGAACAGCTCTGTCCTCATGTAAAGGAAGCAGAACGACCTGCAGGACGACCTCCAGGACGACCTCCAGGAGACTCCTGAGACACCTCTGACACCCTGGATGCAGCACCTGTGGAAGAGAGGaaacccgccccccccacacacacgtcacGGGGCTTCATGGCAGGGATTCAGTTCACCATGGCAGCGCCTATCAGCACACACGGCAGCGTGGGGGGGGCAGCCGGTGGCAGCACTCGCTACCATCCGCCGTCCGAGTGGATGCCTCTTCCTGAACTCCtttagaaagaaatgaaagagcGATGCTTCCCACTTTAATGGCGTTCCCACGGCGGCCCTCCGAAACAAAAGCAGCCATTAAGTTGCCGGGCCGTTGCTGAGGGAAATACGGGG contains:
- the LOC115248045 gene encoding transmembrane protein 275-like, whose translation is MVISDRNVGPPQPKKEPQTSTRRKARPPGLPSPALCCACGLCIMLAGLNITLVGAFAFSTLVPSANPPIIIGPILLLLAFCFFGACCVCSRLPPPHSSHRSKAGGRGAGLMERGGLGGGATFEIETSEHTLQDTTAVQLSPASSPSSSQVSSPEKEAPAGPPPGSCQLFTMMDSNGTPSVSALYSATAASGGEVSLDLPREERVT